One genomic segment of Suricata suricatta isolate VVHF042 chromosome 16, meerkat_22Aug2017_6uvM2_HiC, whole genome shotgun sequence includes these proteins:
- the SSC5D gene encoding LOW QUALITY PROTEIN: soluble scavenger receptor cysteine-rich domain-containing protein SSC5D (The sequence of the model RefSeq protein was modified relative to this genomic sequence to represent the inferred CDS: inserted 2 bases in 1 codon), with protein sequence MRVLACLIAALMGIQAVERLRLADGPHGCAGRLEVRHGGRWGTVCDDGWDLRDAAVACRELGCGGALAAPGGAFFGEGAGPVWLSEXXXXXXXXXXXXXXXXXXXXXXXXXXXXXXXXXXCAGRLEVWHGGRWGTVCDDGWDLRDAAVACRELGCGGALAAPGGAFFGEGAGPVLLDDLRCRGNETALRFCPARPWGQHDCHHREDAGAVCDGMPLGYVPPTAPAVDSNRSASRAPPPAAGQAPGTAGVSPPPASPTAPREPGPEAGSPQLRLVAGPGRCSGRLEVWHGGRWGTVCDDSWDLRDAAVVCRELGCGGARQPDPAARRFGWGAGPIWLDDVGCLGTEASLSDCPAAPWGKHNCAHNEDVGVTCTETSGLDSISDPFSWSWVPGLGRDPDATKPSARLTPSVPGKTTTKAPGKMPKSTKKWVTKNAKRPTTQPPVMPTTKHSRVLGTQRPPELTSRTTTTLTTEVPHRMTSHTTATRTPRAPRERTSKTVATSTTPGPREVTSEATIKRIPLTPKEPLAEIPAQSSPESPTDPAPSPTGSTAGAPGPFRVRLADGPNRCAGRLEVWHAGRWGTVCDDGWDLRDSTVACWELGCGRVRHRVGKTHYGPGTGPIWLDDVGCKGIEASLSDCPAGAWGQHNCDHEEDVGLTCTGYADEDDYPPWTWDPTSGEDLAKGTTAAAVPGHTLSWGTTKSPRGPSPAPRSLPDTGDADGYEPSRTWDAPSGGALPKGTPATLTTATTRDPGPSSRAPRIPGDTGSERKLWPGPRLLRPTASRTAAPAPSPAPTASPEPPGAPVTSDSAPRLLPEAASTRKRTSDPPDTLPPNPDLASWMSPNPTLTTPGLALPTPDATVIPASTPDLSPTPPPSSPKELTSDPSAPEVVTHLFSTSGLTPESDTIPNVDTAPYPSSIPDHSRSPDPSTSPYPTTALHSTVTSHPPTTSQYTTTPPPTTTPPPTTTPQPITLPQLTTAPQPTTPLHLTTTPQSTTTLNPTTTPYFTTTPPSPTAPHPITTRYPATTPDSTTTPHSTASTLPTMTADPTSSPVVTVKSVLTSLGTELFSPTPAPAVKPSLHPWLTSMGTPHPSQMSSLAPSPASESSHPRPSPGPSMDTLSTEDFKPPRSQSPHPTPPPTQTPHSDSHPTVTSDLHLSSMAHPLDQPPPDHLTLRPTPGQSPDPLGPCLAPTAPVRVMTCEPPALVELVAAVRDVSGQLQRLTRVMEQDQQQRRALGLGLTQLVEATRGLGQLGEVVKRLAERAWPPSTPAPTTATPEEEERPLRGDV encoded by the exons AGCGGCTGCGTCTGGCCGACGGCCCCCACGGCTGCGCCGGCCGGCTGGAGGTGCGGCACGGCGGGCGCTGGGGCACCGTGTGCGACGACGGCTGGGACCTGCGGGACGCCGCGGTGGCCTGCCGCGAGCTGGGCTGCGGGGGCGCGCTGGCCGCCCCCGGGGGCGCCTTCTTCGGGGAGGGCGCGGGGCCCGTGTGGCTGAGCGA NNNNNNNNNNNNNNNNNNNNNNNNNNNNNNNNNNNNNNNNNNNNNNNNNNNNNNNNNNNNNNNNNNNNNNNNNNNNNNNNNNNNNNNNNNNNNNNNNNNNTGCGCCGGCCGGCTGGAGGTGTGGCACGGCGGGCGCTGGGGGACCGTGTGCGACGACGGCTGGGACCTGCGGGACGCCGCGGTGGCCTGCCGCGAGCTGGGCTGCGGGGGCGCGCTGGCCGCCCCCGGGGGCGCCTTCTTCGGGGAGGGCGCGGGGCCCGTCCTCCTGGATGACCTTCGGTGTCGGGGTAACGAGACAGCCCTGCGCTTCTGCCCCGCACGGCCGTGGGGCCAGCACGACTGTCACCACCGGGAGGACGCCGGGGCCGTGTGCGACG GGATGCCTCTCGGATACGTCCCCCCCACGGCCCCGGCAGTGGACAGCAACCGCTCAGCGtcccgggccccgccccccgcggcgGGCCAGGCCCCGGGGACCGCAGGCGTGTCCCCTCCGCctgcctctcccactgccccGCGGGAGCCCGGGCCGGAAGCCG GGTCCCCCCAGCTGCGCCTAGTGGCCGGGCCCGGCAGGTGTTCGGGCCGGCTGGAGGTGTGGCATGGCGGGCGCTGGGGGACCGTGTGTGATGACAGCTGGGACCTCCGGGACGCTGCCGTGGTGTGCCGCGAGCTGGGCTGTGGCGGGGCTCGGCAGCCAGACCCTGCCGCCCGCCGCTTCGGCTGGGGGGCCGGCCCCATCTGGCTGGACGACGTGGGGTGCTTGGGGACCGAGGCGTCACTCTCTGACTGCCCCGCCGCGCCCTGGGGGAAGCACAACTGTGCTCACAATGAAGATGTTGGAGTCACCTGCACTG AGACCTCCGGCCTGGATTCTATCTCAGACCCCTTCAGTTGGAGCTGGGTCCCTGGCCTGGGTAGAGACCCGGATGCCACCAAGCCCTCGGCGAGGCTGACCCCCAGCGTTCCTGGGAAAACCACCACCAAGGCCCCAGGGAAAATGCCCAAGAGCACTAAGAAGTGGGTGACCAAGAATGCAAAGCGACCAACCACTCAGCCCCCCGTGATGCCAACCACTAAACATTCCAGGGTCCTGGGCACCCAGAGGCCCCCTGAACTGACCTCACGGACCACCACCACCCTGACCACTGAGGTCCCCCACAGGATGACCTCACATACCACTGCAACACGGACTCCCCGGGCCCCCCGCGAACGGACCTCTAAGACTGTGGCAACATCAACCACTCCAGGCCCCCGGGAGGTGACCTCTGAGGCCACTATAAAGCGAATCCCTCTGACCCCCAAGGAGCCACTGGCTGAGATCCCAGCACAGAGTTCTCCAGAGTCACCCACagacccagccccctcccccactgggagCACCGCTGGGGCACCAG GCCCGTTCCGCGTGCGTCTGGCCGATGGGCCCAACCGGTGTGCTGGCCGGCTGGAAGTGTGGCATGCTGGGCGCTGGGGGACGGTGTGCGATGACGGCTGGGACCTGCGGGACAGTACGGTGGCCTGCTGGGAGCTGGGCTGTGGAAGGGTCCGGCACCGAGTGGGCAAAACCCACTACGGCCCCGGGACCGGCCCCATCTGGTTGGATGACGTGGGCTGCAAGGGAATCGAGGCCTCGCTGAGTGACTGCCCCGCTGGGGCGTGGGGCCAGCACAACTGTGACCACGAGGAAGACGTGGGGCTCACCTGCACTG GCTACGCCGATGAGGATGATTATCCCCCCTGGACGTGGGATCCCACCTCCGGAGAGGACCTGGCCAAGGGGACCACCGCTGCAGCCGTCCCCGGACACACGCTCTCCTGGGGCACCACCAAGAGCCCAAGGGGACCCTCCCCAGCACCAAGGAGTCTCCCAGACACAG GCGACGCGGATGGTTACGAGCCTTCCCGGACGTGGGATGCACCTTCTGGAGGGGCTCTGCCCAAGGGGACACCCGCCACTCTTACCACGGCCACCACCCGGGACCCAGGCCCCTCCTCTCGAGCTCCAAGGATCCCTGGAGACACAG gttccGAGAGAAAGCTGTGGCCGGGGCCTCGGCTGCTGCGCCCCACAGCGTCCAGGACGGCggcccctgctccttccccagctcccaccGCTTCACCAGAGCCCCCGGGCGCACCAGTGACCTCCGACTCTGCGCCACGGCTCCTTCCTGAGGCAGCTTCAACACGGAAGAGGACCTCTGACCCTCCTGACACTTTGCCACCCAACCCCGACCTGGCCTCCTGGATGAGCCCTAACCCCACCTTGACAACCCCTGGCCTCGCTTTGCCCACCCCCGACGCCACGGTGATTCCAGCATCCACTCCTGATCTCTCGCCCACCCCACCACCCTCCTCGCCCAAAGAGCTGACCTCTGACCCCTCTGCACCAGAGGTGGTGACCCACCTTTTTTCTACCTCAGGGTTGACTCCAGAATCTGACACAATCCCAAATGTGGACACAGCCCCATACCCTAGCTCCATTCCAGATCATTCCAGGTCCCCAGATCCCTCCACAAGCCCCTACCCCACTACCGCCCTTCACTCTACTGTGACCTCTCACCCTCCTACTACCTCTCAAtacaccaccacccctccccccaccactacccctccccccaccaccacccctcaaCCTATTACACTCCCTCAACTCACCACAGCCCCTCAACCCACCACACCCCTTCACCTTACCACGACCCCTCAGTCCACCACAACCCTTAACCCTACCACAACCCCTTACTTCACCACGACCCCTCCGTCCCCCACAGCCCCTCACCCTATCACAACCCGTTACCCTGCCACGACCCCTGACTCCACCACAACCCCTCACTCTACTGCCTCTACTCTCCCCACCATGACTGCTGACCCTACCTCATCCCCTGTGGTCACTGTCAAGTCCGTTCTAACTTCCTTGGGAACAGAACTCTTCTCTCCCACGCCAGCACCAGCAGTCAAGCCCAGCCTGCACCCCTGGTTGACCTCCATGGGGACCCCTCATCCCTCTCAGATGTCCAGCCTAGCGCCTTCTCCAGCCTCCGAGTCCAGCCATCCTAGGCCTTCTCCAGGCCCAAGCATGGACACACTGTCCACTGAGGATTTCAAACCACCAAGAAGCCAGAGCCCCCATCCGACTCCACCACCCACCCAGACCCCACACTCAGACTCTCACCCCACAGTGACCTCTGACCTCCACCTGTCTTCCATGGCCCACCCCTTGGACCAACCTCCTCCTGACCATCTCACCCTAAGGCCAACCCCTGGGCAGAGCCCAGACCCCCTTGGCCCATGTTTGGCTCCAACAGCACCTGTAAGAGTCATGACTTGTGAGCCACCTGCCCTGGTGGAGCTGGTGGCTGCTGTGAGGGACGTGAGTGGCCAGCTGCAGAGGCTGACCCGGGTCATGGAGCAGGACCAACAGCAGCGCCGAGCTCTGGGACTGGGGCTGACTCAGCTGGTGGAGGCCACCCGGGGtctggggcagctgggggaggTTGTAAAGAGACTGGCCGAGAGGGCCTGGCCCCCCAGCACACCTGCACCCACCACCGCCAccccagaggaggaagaaaggcctCTGCGGGGAGACGTGTGA
- the SBK2 gene encoding serine/threonine-protein kinase SBK2: MPGKQSDEEQVEAGAAENLAEEDLGGLTAEELRQGQEAALELEDTMALSAQTLVRAEVEELYQQVRPLGQGRFGRVLLVTHRQKGTTLALKELPKASTSLRGFLYEFCVGLSLGAHPAIVTAYGIGIESATSYSFLTEPVLCGDLIAFIQPKVGLPQPAAQRCAAQLAAALEHIHSRGLVYRDIKPENVLVCDPACQRVKLTDFGHTRPRGTLLRLTGPPIPYTAPELCCPPPLPEGLPIQPALDAWALGVLLFCLLTGYFPWDQPLAEADPFYDDFLVWQATGQPQDRPQPWFGLTPVADSLLWGLLDPHPRKRSPVGSVRDFLGRPWRQREGEAEGVAEGAGQ, encoded by the exons ATGCCCGGCAAACAGTCAGATGAGGAACAGGTGGAGGCGGGGGCTGCGGAGAACTTGGCCGAGGAGGACCTAGGGGGCCTCACGGCAGAGGAGCTCCGGCAGGGCCAGGAGGCAGCCCTGGAGCTAGAGGACACGATGGCATTAAGTGCGCAGACCCTGGTCCGAGCAGAGGTGGAGGAGCTTTACCAGCAAGTGCGTCCCCTGGGCCAGGGCCGCTTTGGCCGGGTCCTGCTGGTCACCCATCGCCAGAAAG gcACTACCCTGGCCCTGAAGGAACTCCCGAAGGCCTCCACGTCCCTCCGCGGCTTCCTGTACGAGTTCTGCGTGGGCCTCTCGCTGGGCGCGCACCCTGCCATCGTAACGGCCTACGGCATCGGCATCGAGTCCGCCACCTCCTACAGCTTCCTGACCGAGCCTGTCCTGTGCGGGGACCTCATCGCCTTCATCCAGCCCAAG GTGGGCCTCCCGCAGCCGGCCGCGCAGCGCTGTGCCGCCCAGCTGGCCGCGGCCCTGGAGCACATCCACTCCCGCGGCCTGGTGTACCGGGACATCAAGCCCGAGAACGTGCTGGTGTGCGACCCCGCCTGCCAGCGAGTCAAGCTGACCGACTTCGGCCACACGCGGCCCCGCGGGACCCTGCTGCGCCTCACGGGGCCGCCCATCCCTTACACGGCCCCCGAGCtctgctgccccccgcccctccctgagGGGCTGCCCATCCAGCCGGCCCTGGACGCCTGGGCCCTGGGGGTCCTGCTCTTCTGCCTCCTCACCGGCTACTTCCCCTGGGACCAGCCCCTGGCCGAGGCCGACCCCTTCTACGACGACTTCCTGGTGTGGCAGGCGACCGGCCAGCCCCAGGACCGTCCCCAGCCCTGGTTTGGCCTGACGCCTGTGGCCGACAGTCTCCTGTGGGGGCTGCTCGACCCCCACCCCCGGAAGAGGAGCCCGGTGGGCTCTGTCCGGGACTTCCTGGGGCGCCCCTGGAGGCAGCGCGAGGGGGAGGCCGAGGGGGTGGCCGAGGGGGCCGGACAGTGA